A window of Methylomonas sp. 11b genomic DNA:
TACGCCAAGGCCTACGGGCAAAAACCCGAGTCCGCCGAGTTTTACAAGTTCTTGAAGAGCATGGAAACCTATCGCAAAGTGATAGACGGCGACGCTACCATTGTGTTGTCCACTAATAGCGATTTATTTGGCCTATTGAAGCGGGTGGAGCAAAAGAATCGTTAATACCCAGCAAAGCGGCGATGCGGTTTATAACGCCAATAAGCAAAAATTAAGCTGGTGACGGCAAACTTTATCGCAAGCAAATAATTGACTAACAGGAGGTTTGCGATGTTAAAAACAACAACAGTCATCGTTTTGGGTTTATTGGTGTCGTCGGCTGCGTTGGCCGACCATGAGCATTGGGGACATCATCATGGCCACCATCATCACGGGCATTATCAGCCGATGTATAGGGAAGAAGTGATTTATTATCAACCCGCGCCGGTCGTCGAGTATGTGCCGGCTCCTCAGTATTACGCTCCACCTCCGCCGCCAGCTTATTACGGCTACGACCAACGGTCGCCGCAAGGTTTACTGGGCGGTATGGTGGGTAGTGCGATGGGTTATCATTTGGGGGGCGGCGATCCGATAGCCGCCGGTATCGGTGCCGCCGCCGGGGCTTTGCTCGGTAACGGTATGTATTGAGGCTGCGTGGACGGAGCGGTCAATATGCCAGTAACTTGAAAAAACTTTTCGGCGCGCCGCAAATCGGACAGTCCCAGTCGTCGGGGATATCCTCCCAGCGGGTGCCGGGTGCGATGCCGCTATCCGGGTCGCCCTTGGCTTCGTCGTAAATGTGCTCGCATTCCATGCAGTGGTATTTCTGGTAATCGCTCATCGGATTCACTCTGGGTGTTAAGCGGCACAATCGCCGAGAAATCTTTCGAAAGCCGTCGCCATTACTGGCAATATGCTTAATAAGCGGTGGTCGGCATCCAACATATGCAGGCGCGCGTGATGTTCGTGGCAGAAGCGCCAGGCGTTTTCCGGGGCTACTACATCGTCTTGCCAGCCATGAAACACTTCGATGTTGGCAGTGCCTGGCTTAAACTCGGTACGCGCATAGCCTGGCAAATAGAATGCCGGCGCGATCAAAAACAAGCCCTTCGGCTTGATGATTTCCGCCGCGACGGTCGAAACATAAGCACCCATGCTGGAGCCCACCAGCACTATCGTTTCATATCCCGACACATCAAGCGCCAATAGCTGCTGTACCCGCCAGTCCGGGTCGTTGCTGGCTTGATAATCCGGGCTGATAAATTCAAACCCTTGGCGTTTGGCGACTTCTGCCAATGCCAGGGGTTTTTCGCCCCAGGGAATACTATCCTTACCGTGGCTGTATATGACCAGTTTGCTCATGATCTTTTCTCGCTGTTCGAAAGCTTATTTTCTGAAAAATAAATTGGCCAATAACGTGATCAGCACGCTGATTACAATCATCGACGTAATCGGAATAAACACTAAGCTATTTCTACCCTGAATCCGAATATCCCCCGGCAGTTTGCCGAACCAATTCACCAACCACGGGGCGTAGTTCAAAACCAAGCCGAGCACCAGGATGGCCGAGCCGATAAGAATTAATGCTTTTCCGGGTTCCATCTCTTTTCCTGTGCGTTACGGGATCACCACCACTTGCGCGAAACCGCCGCCGGGTGTCCGAAAGTTAGTGGTTTGGCCTTGGTAAAGGCGGGCGCAGACCAATTGGGTTTGGCCTTGATAGACATAGTGGCGTAGATCCAATTTTAACTCGCCGGCATCAAGATGGCGTTCGCTGGGTTTTACCAGGGTCTGCGCCACATAATCGTGTTGCAGAATATCCTCGAAAACGCGCCGGGTCAGTTTGTCGCCCCGATACGCCGCTTTGCTGCCGTAGCCTCTGGCTGGTTTGAAAAACAGCTGCTTACGTTCGGACCAGAACCGTTCGGCATTCTGCGCATCGACCTGCGTAGTGTGGGCGATACCTTCTCGCAATATCGTCCGGGCATGCTCATCGACGCCGATTGCTTTTAGAAAATCAGTGTTGCCCAGCCAGACCAGATTCCTTTTGTCGGCATATAGCGCATGATTTCTGGGGTGCGGCGTCAGCACTACCGCACCGGCCAGATAGGCTTCCCGCAAAGTCTGGGTTTCCAGCGATTCCAAGCCAAAGTCGGTCAAGCGGTTATAAACCAGATCGATTGGCAGATCATCGTGCCAGAGTCGGTCGTCTCGATAGTTTAAGGCCCCAGGATCGCAGATTACAGTTTGGATTTTATGTTGTTCGAACAAGTGTTTAAACAACAGAAACTCCGGCCACATGTATTGGTTTTGCGGGTCGTCGTCGACGATGGCAATACTGCGCAGGGGCGCCACATCGCGCTCCGCTCGCCATTCCAAGTAAAACATCTCCATGAACAGGGTTTCGGCCTGCTGAGTATCTTGCCTGGGCAAGTTGAGTTTGCCGGGCTGTTGGTTGCCGACGATTTCGCAACAGCTGTTTTGTGCGCGAATCAATAGCGCATTAATCATCGCACCGCCGGCATTAGAATTGATTTCGATCAGTTTCGGGCCGTCAGCGCTCAGATGAAAGTCGTAGCCTAGAAATACACCGTGAGCTTTTGCTAAAAACTGTGCGGCATCCGGTGCGTATTGAAGTACCTGTTGTTGATACGCCGGCAGCGCAATCACCCGTTCCAGCGCGGCGATGATCGCCAGTTGTTGGTCCAGGCAAGCTTGATCGATGAACACCGCCGACTCCGCGAACAAATTCGGCCGCTCCTCTGCGATCAGCCGATACAAATCCTCGTTTCCCTCCAGCCTATTCAGTTCGCTGCGCAGCGCTTTGCGATTTAGCGACGAGCAGCGACAATCGCTATTTAGCTGTTTGGCGTTAGGTGTTTGCTCGGGTTCTGGATGGGGATGCATGAAAAACGATAGGCGTGGATTAATGGTCAAACAGGATTTACGCCCGCTATTCTAGCGCGATACGCTCGCCCACAAATCTGTAAATTCTTATACGGATGCCTACAGAAGTGGCAAAAACAATTTACAAACAGGCGGTTAAGGTTGTGTGTTGTCAGCTAGTCGATATGCTGATGGGAGTTTTCTGAACAGCTGGATCCAAACTTGTGAAACCAGGCACCGCACGGTATTTTTATGACCGTGGTATCACGTTTACCGAAATCGCTGCGAATTTTTATAGGGCGCAGCAATGATCGGTGCATTCAATGGAATTAAGCCCTTTTTATCCGGCGCAGCTAGAACTTGAGCGCGTATTTTGTCAATATGGCAACCTTTGTCCGAATTTGAACTTGCAAAAATCATGACGCAGCAAGCCGTATCAAGCAGTAATCAAACAACATGGCGCAACTCTCCACCGTACCTGCTGACGGTACTGATGCTGTTGTATTTTTTCTCGCAATCCGCCAGCAGCCAAAGCCCAGAGCCTGCTGTTGGGCAAGCCATACAGTCATTACTGGCCAGCAAACAGCAGCCTTTACTGTCGCAAGCGGATTTTTCGCAGTATAGCGACGCGTTGAAACAGTTGTATCAGATGAATGCCAATCAGCTGATTTGGCTGGGCGAAGGTCGTGCTGCGAAAAATCGCGAAGACGCTTTGAGTCTGCTAAGCAATGCCAAGGCCGATGGTTTGAATCCGGATACATACGAAGTCGAGCGTTTGCGCGGCTACTTACAACAGGCCGTTACATTATCGAAAAATGCGACGACGGAGTTGGTCTCTTACGACGTGGCCTTGTCGATCGCGCTGGTACATTACGCGCGTGATCTGCATGTCGGCCGGGTCGATCCGCGCGACTTCGATTATCCCGCGCAGTTTGCCGCCAAATCGGCAAGCGATGTCGCTGTGTTGCTGAATCAACATATTCAACAACAAACGCTTGCCGAACTGCCGGCGGCGCTGGCACCCAAATTCAAGCAATATCAGCAATTAAAGACTTTGTTGGCTGCTTATCGTCAACAAAATACCGTCGCGCAGAAGCCAAAACTGCTTTTGGCAAAATCGCTGCGCCCCGGCGAGCAAGACGCGCAATTGCCCGAGTTGCATCGGCGTCTGCTGGAATTGGGTGAGCTGAAAGCGGAAGACGTCATTGGTGCCGGCAGCACAGAGACGCTGTACGATGCGGCGGCGACGGAAGCGGTGAAACGTTTGCAACAACAGCAAGGCTTAAAAGCCGACGGGGTGATTGGCAAACAGACCCTGGCCTTATTGAATCAAACGCCGGCCGATAAAATCGCCATGCTTGAATTGGCCATGGAGCGTTGGCGTTGGATGCCGGAGTTGCCGGAAGGGCCGAGGATTTTTGTAAACATCCCGGCGTTTCAGTTATGGGCCTTCAATTCTCGCGACGATCAACAGCCCTTGACCATGAAAGTGATAGTCGGCAAGGCTGAAAAGAACCAGACCCCGGTGCTCTGGGAAGAAATGAAATATCTGGAGTTCATGCCGTATTGGAACATTCCGAAAAGCATCATGGATAAGGAAATGCTGCCGAAACTATTGAGCGATGAAGAGTTTCTGACCAGTCAGGATATTGAATTGGTAGGACGCTATGCCGACGATGAAGACGACGACGAAAATCAAGACAGCATTGTCGACGAAATCAAGAGTGGTCGGGTGCGCGCCAGACAACGCCCCGGCAGTAACAATCCCTTGGGGCGGGTGAAATTTATTTTTCCGAACAAGGCCGATGTGTATTTGCATGATACGCCGGGCAAAGCGGCGTTTAACCGGGATCGCCGTGATCTCAGCCACGGCTGCGTTAGAGTGGCGGAAGCTGGAAAGCTGGCGGAATTTGTGCTCGGCGACCAAAGCGAGTGGGATCAGCAAACCATACAACAGGCCATGGCCGGGCCTAAAACCCAGCGAGTCACTCTGAAAAAATCGATACCGGTGTTATTTTTTTATACCACTGTTTTTGTGGGTCTTGATGATAAACCGCGCTTTTACCCGGACATTTATGGTCAAGATGAATTGTTGCAGACTGCTTTGAGCAAAGCAGCCGATCCGGGCGCTAAACAGCAGTTAGTCAGTAAAACTGTGAATAGTGCCGGCGGCGGTTAACAGGATTCAGTTTTGCCAGTTTTGGATTATGCTGTTAGTTGGCGTGTTGATTTTCAGGAGACAGGGATATGACGCAAGCGAAAATAGTAAACCGAGCTGTGGCCGAGAAAGTTAAGAAGTCGCCGACGCGCAAAGTCAAGAAAGGCAGAATGGCGCCGCCAACCAATGGCGAGATCCTGGTCAAAGGTGTGGTCATGGGCATCGTTATTTCCGGGTTGACGCACGCCAGCCAAAGCATCACGCGCGCGCTAATCCGGCATCCGCTCGCCTTGTTCTCAGGTGGATTGCTGGCGGGGTATCTGGCGCATAAACATCGCAAGGATATCATCGTGCTGGGTGGTCGCACCGCCGAGGAAAGCCGGAATTTCGTGCTGAGACAGCGCGAAAACCTCGGCGATCTAATCGCGGAAATCAAGGAAGAAAGCGGCAAGACTAAGTAATTATTAGCTCGTTCGGGCTAATTCGACATATTGTTTCACCGCCGGGCGCTCTGATTTTCGGACTGGCGCATCCGCGTCACTGATGGGCATAAGCAGTAGTACTACCGCAAAATTTTTTTTACGGTAGATTGCTTATCATCGCAGCAGTCCTGCATCGTCGTGCGCAATTAATATGAAAATTTATCACATCCACCGGCAGCAACGCTTGGCGCTTAGTCAGCAGCAGGCGTGGGATTTCTTCTCGTCTCCGCACCATCTAAACCAAATCACTCCCGAGTTTTTTCATGTCGATATTACTTCGCCGGTGCCCGAGGACATTTACCCCGGCTTGCTGATCCGTTATCGGATGAAGGCAGTGCTTGGCGTGCCCATGTCCTGGTTATCGGAAGTCAGTCACTGTGATAAGCCGAATCGGTTTGTCTATCAGCAGGCGGTCGGTCCATTTGGGTTCTGGAACCATGAAGTTTGCCTAAGTCATTGCGAGGCGGGCGTCGTATTGGAAGACATCGTGTTTTATACGATGCCCTGGGGCTGGCTGGGGCAATTGCTGCAAGGGTTTATCGGCGATAAGTTGCAGCGTATTTTCGATACACGCCGCGATTATCTGCAAGCAAAATGGGGTGTTGCCGAGCCGTGACCGATTGCACCGGTATCGGTCAGACAGTTGACATTTTTTATCCGCAGGCATCTAATCATAGACCTGCACATTCAACCTGAAGGAGACGAATATGGCTCAAGACAAAGGTTATTTGGATCAGTCCGGCAATCAAGTGGTTGCTATCGTTAAAAATCTGGACCGCGATGTCGAACGCGGTGAAGATACGGTGATGTTGGGTTATGGTTTGGTGTTGCTGGCGCCGGCTTTCGCCCCCTTGTTGCCGCCCAGTATTCTGTTACCGCTGATGGCGATTGCCTTTGCGGTATCGGCCACCGCGGCGCGTCTGCATTTTTACAAAATGGCTCGTAAGCTTTCGGTTTCCTTGGCGGAGCTGGAAAGCCGGGATAAACACACGTTTAAGCCGATAACGGACGTATTTGCCGAGCATCCCCAGCAAACGCTGGCTGTCGCTTTTAACCCATTAAAAAATTTGCAACGCACCGGGAAAAGCATACTTGGTGGCTTGATGATCAACCCGTTTTGGGGGCCGATTTTTTATATGTTGGGTGTGCAGTTCGTCGAGGACAAACAATTGGTGGTGTTAAATAAGGCAGTGATTGAAGTCGAAGATAAAGTGATGCCTATCGTACTGCGCGACGACTGGTCTGAATAAACTAAGGAACTGCGAGTTTTAGGTGGCCGATAAGCTGCCGGGGGAGGATTAACAAGCTTGAATTTATGGGTTAGGGGCTATTGTTTTCGCAGGCAGCCATTGTCCAAAAGTACAGTTATACACAGAAGTTGTGGATAAACTTGTGATCAAATCGTGAGCAAACCAGCCAATCGCCCGTCCTGTTTGGGACATCTTTAAATTGACTAAAAATTAGTCAGGCATTTTTTGACTATGCTTAGAGCATCTTAGAAAAACAGCCGCCGGCACTTGCCCGGCGGCTCCCCCGTTTTATTTCCTGAAAAGGTTATTCCATGCAAAAGCAAACCCTCACCATCGACGGCAATCAGGCTGCGGCCAGTATTGCCTACAAACTCAATGAAGTGATTGCGATTTACCCGATTACCCCTTCCTCGGCGATGGGCGAATGGGCTGACGAATGGGCGTCTCGCGATCAACCCAATCTTTGGGGTACTGTGCCCCGCGTAGTCGAACTGCAAAGCGAGGCCGGCGCGGCTGGCACCATTCATGGCGCGCTGCAAGCCGGCACTTTGGCTACCACCTTCACAGCCTCGCAAGGCTTGCTGTTGATGCTGCCGAATATGTACAAAATCGCCGGCGAACTCAGTCCGACCGTGTTTCATATTGCCGCCCGCTCGCTGGCTTGTCAGGGCCTGTCTATCTTCGGCGATCACAGCGATGTGATGTCGGCGCGGATGACCGGCTACGCCATGTTGTGCTCCAACTCACCGCAAGAGGTGCAGGATTTGGCGCTGGTGGCTCATGCCGTCTCCTTGCAAAGCCGCATCCCGTTCATGCATTTTTTCGACGGTTTCCGCACCTCGCACGAGGTCGCCAAAATCGTCGAGATCGACGACGGCGTGATCCGGGCGATGATAGACGACAACTGGGTCAGCGAGCATCGCGGCCGAGCCTTGACCCCGGATAATCCGGTGCTGCGCGGTACTGCGCAAAATCCGGATGTGTATTTCCAGGGCCGGGAATCGGTCAACCCTTACTACGCCGCGTTGCCGGACATTGCGCAACAAACCATGGACCGTCTGGCCGGTTTGACTGGTCGTCAATACCGGCTGTTCGAATATGTCGGCTCGCCGCAAGCCGAGCGGGTGATCGTGATTATGGGGTCCGGCGCCGAGGCGGTGGAAGAAACCCTGGATTATTTGAATCGCCAGGGCGAAGCGGTCGGTTTGTTGAAAGTACGCTTGTTCCGGCCGTTCGCGCCGGAGCGTTTGATCGAAGCCTTGCCGGCCAGTTGCCGAAAAATCGCGGTACTGGATCGCACCAAGGAACCGGGCGCCGACGGCGAACCTTTATATAAAGACGTGTTGGGCGCGGTCGCGCAAGCCTTCAGCGACGGCGAAAAATTTACCAGCCTGCCCAAAGTGGTGGGCGGCCGTTATGGCTTGTCCTCCAAGGAATTCACGCCGGGTATGATCAAGGCGGTTTACGACGAACTGAAAAACGCTAAACCGAAGAATCACTTCACGGTCGGGATTCACGACGACGTTAGTCATACCAGTTTAGATTGGGACGCGGCTTACCGCACCGACACCCACGATCAAACCTTTCAGGCCATGTTTTACGGTTTGGGTAGCGACGGCACGGTGGGTGCAAATAAAAACACCATCAAAATCATCGGCGAAGAAACCGATTTATATGCCCAGGGTTATTTCGTTTACGACTCGAAAAAGTCCGGCGCGATTACCGTTTCGCATCTGCGCTTTGGGCCAAAGCCGATTCGCTCTACGTATTTGATCGGTGAGAACGACGCGCAATTCATCGGCTGTCATCAAACCGTGTTCCTGGAGCGCTATGACATGCTGGTCAACGCTGCCGACAAAGCGGTGTTTCTGTTGAATAGCCCGGCGTCGGTCGATGAAGTCTGGGAAACCTTGCCGCGCAAGATGCAGCAGCAAATGCTGGATAAAAAAATCCGCTTTTATCTGATCGACGGCAACGCGGTCGCGGAAAAATCCGGGATGGGCAAACGTATCAACACCATCATGCAGACTTGTTTTTTCGCGATTTCCGGGGTGTTGCCGCAAGAGCAGGCGATTGCCGCGATTAAACATGCCGTCGAAAAAACCTATGGCAAAAAAGGCCAGCGTATCGTCGATTTAAACTTCAAAGCCATCGACGAAACCCTGGCCGGCCTGCGCCATGTGCCGTTACCGAAACAGGCCGACAGCGGTTT
This region includes:
- the nifJ gene encoding pyruvate:ferredoxin (flavodoxin) oxidoreductase; this translates as MQKQTLTIDGNQAAASIAYKLNEVIAIYPITPSSAMGEWADEWASRDQPNLWGTVPRVVELQSEAGAAGTIHGALQAGTLATTFTASQGLLLMLPNMYKIAGELSPTVFHIAARSLACQGLSIFGDHSDVMSARMTGYAMLCSNSPQEVQDLALVAHAVSLQSRIPFMHFFDGFRTSHEVAKIVEIDDGVIRAMIDDNWVSEHRGRALTPDNPVLRGTAQNPDVYFQGRESVNPYYAALPDIAQQTMDRLAGLTGRQYRLFEYVGSPQAERVIVIMGSGAEAVEETLDYLNRQGEAVGLLKVRLFRPFAPERLIEALPASCRKIAVLDRTKEPGADGEPLYKDVLGAVAQAFSDGEKFTSLPKVVGGRYGLSSKEFTPGMIKAVYDELKNAKPKNHFTVGIHDDVSHTSLDWDAAYRTDTHDQTFQAMFYGLGSDGTVGANKNTIKIIGEETDLYAQGYFVYDSKKSGAITVSHLRFGPKPIRSTYLIGENDAQFIGCHQTVFLERYDMLVNAADKAVFLLNSPASVDEVWETLPRKMQQQMLDKKIRFYLIDGNAVAEKSGMGKRINTIMQTCFFAISGVLPQEQAIAAIKHAVEKTYGKKGQRIVDLNFKAIDETLAGLRHVPLPKQADSGFDIAALIADSAPEFIRRVTGEIIAGRGDALPVSAMPVDGTFPTGTAAYEKRNLALEIPVWETDLCTQCGKCPMVCPHAAIRSKIVPNEALSDAPETFKHAAMLGKDFPAGLSISYQVAPEDCTGCGLCVDICPIRDKSNASRKALNMRPQAPLREPESQNWDYFLSLPEYDRRLLKTNTIKGSMVLQPLFEFSGACVGCGETPYVKLASQLFGDRMVVANATGCSSIYGGNLPTTPWTKNPEGRGPAWNNSLFEDNAEFGLGMRVAIDKQAEHAAELLVSLRETLGGELVDAILHADQADEAGLYEQRQRVAELKQHLPSLKQPAAQALLPLADYLCKKSVWIIGGDGWAYDIGYGGLDHVLASGRNVNILVLDTEVYSNTGGQTSKSTPLGAVAKFAAGGKATAKKDLALLAMDYGNVYVAHVAYAGKDTQTLNAFLEAEAHNGPSIIIAYAPCIAHGVDLSNNHRQQNLAVKSGHWPLFRFNPGRIQQGKNPMQLDSAEPSVPLREFVMSETRFSMLWQSHPDHAEAFLKQAQQDVKNRYRYYQQLAALEWSDATSVAAAKAALKADLAQESQHG
- a CDS encoding rubredoxin, which gives rise to MSDYQKYHCMECEHIYDEAKGDPDSGIAPGTRWEDIPDDWDCPICGAPKSFFKLLAY
- a CDS encoding L,D-transpeptidase family protein, with amino-acid sequence MTQQAVSSSNQTTWRNSPPYLLTVLMLLYFFSQSASSQSPEPAVGQAIQSLLASKQQPLLSQADFSQYSDALKQLYQMNANQLIWLGEGRAAKNREDALSLLSNAKADGLNPDTYEVERLRGYLQQAVTLSKNATTELVSYDVALSIALVHYARDLHVGRVDPRDFDYPAQFAAKSASDVAVLLNQHIQQQTLAELPAALAPKFKQYQQLKTLLAAYRQQNTVAQKPKLLLAKSLRPGEQDAQLPELHRRLLELGELKAEDVIGAGSTETLYDAAATEAVKRLQQQQGLKADGVIGKQTLALLNQTPADKIAMLELAMERWRWMPELPEGPRIFVNIPAFQLWAFNSRDDQQPLTMKVIVGKAEKNQTPVLWEEMKYLEFMPYWNIPKSIMDKEMLPKLLSDEEFLTSQDIELVGRYADDEDDDENQDSIVDEIKSGRVRARQRPGSNNPLGRVKFIFPNKADVYLHDTPGKAAFNRDRRDLSHGCVRVAEAGKLAEFVLGDQSEWDQQTIQQAMAGPKTQRVTLKKSIPVLFFYTTVFVGLDDKPRFYPDIYGQDELLQTALSKAADPGAKQQLVSKTVNSAGGG
- a CDS encoding SRPBCC family protein; protein product: MKIYHIHRQQRLALSQQQAWDFFSSPHHLNQITPEFFHVDITSPVPEDIYPGLLIRYRMKAVLGVPMSWLSEVSHCDKPNRFVYQQAVGPFGFWNHEVCLSHCEAGVVLEDIVFYTMPWGWLGQLLQGFIGDKLQRIFDTRRDYLQAKWGVAEP
- a CDS encoding DUF2905 domain-containing protein, which codes for MEPGKALILIGSAILVLGLVLNYAPWLVNWFGKLPGDIRIQGRNSLVFIPITSMIVISVLITLLANLFFRK
- a CDS encoding YqiA/YcfP family alpha/beta fold hydrolase translates to MSKLVIYSHGKDSIPWGEKPLALAEVAKRQGFEFISPDYQASNDPDWRVQQLLALDVSGYETIVLVGSSMGAYVSTVAAEIIKPKGLFLIAPAFYLPGYARTEFKPGTANIEVFHGWQDDVVAPENAWRFCHEHHARLHMLDADHRLLSILPVMATAFERFLGDCAA